In the Streptomyces sp. f51 genome, one interval contains:
- a CDS encoding amino acid transporter, translating to MASTEPAPPSRLRAWMLEGLSDISKSKGRQLPKPAEPAPVHKGQRWWRVMCLTGVDYFSTLGYQPGIAALAAGLLSPVATVVLVIVTLAGALPVYRRVAEESPHGEGSIAMLERLLSFWKGKLFVLTLLGFAATDFLITITLSAADASTHLVENPHLNSALHDKQMVITLFLVALLGAVFLKGFLEAIGVAVVLVGIYLGLNVVVAVAGVWEVATHEHLVTDWSTALTAEHGNVFAMIGVSLLVFPKLALGLSGFETGVAVMPHVEGDSGDTEEKPTGRIRGAKKLLTTAAVIMSVFLIVTSFITTVLIPEKEFEPGGQANGRALAYLAHEYLGNAFGTVYDVSTICILWFAGASAMAGLLNLMPRYLPRYGMAPHWARAVRPMVIVFTLIAFLVTWIFDADVDKQGGAYATGVLVLISSAAIAVTIAARKARQKHWAVLFAVISAVFLYTTVVNIIERPDGVKIGACFIAGIILVSLLSRLARAFELRVTSMTMDDMAERFVRDIASRRIRFVANEPDKRDIAEYREKIEQIRADHDLPAQDDFVFLEVTVGDPSEFESVMHVRGEVLHGRYRVLTLESASIPNALAALLLHVRDTTGGIPHIYFEWTEGNPFTNFLRFFLFGQGEVAPVTREVLREAEPDRTRRPRVHVG from the coding sequence ATGGCCAGCACCGAGCCCGCCCCACCGAGCCGCTTGCGGGCGTGGATGCTGGAAGGCCTGTCCGACATCAGCAAGAGCAAGGGCCGCCAGCTGCCCAAGCCGGCCGAGCCCGCCCCCGTCCACAAGGGACAGCGCTGGTGGCGGGTCATGTGCCTGACCGGTGTCGACTACTTCTCCACCCTCGGCTACCAGCCCGGCATCGCCGCCCTCGCCGCCGGACTGCTGTCCCCCGTGGCGACCGTCGTCCTCGTCATCGTCACCCTCGCCGGCGCACTGCCCGTCTACCGCCGCGTCGCCGAGGAGAGCCCCCACGGCGAAGGCTCCATCGCGATGCTGGAACGCCTGCTCTCCTTCTGGAAGGGCAAGCTGTTCGTCCTCACCCTCCTCGGCTTCGCCGCCACCGACTTCCTCATCACCATCACCCTCTCGGCGGCCGACGCCTCCACCCACCTGGTGGAGAACCCCCATCTGAACAGCGCCCTGCACGACAAACAGATGGTGATCACCCTCTTCCTGGTGGCCCTGCTCGGCGCCGTCTTCCTCAAGGGCTTCCTGGAGGCGATCGGCGTCGCGGTCGTCCTCGTCGGCATCTACCTCGGACTCAACGTCGTGGTCGCCGTGGCCGGAGTCTGGGAGGTCGCCACCCACGAACACCTCGTCACCGACTGGTCCACCGCGCTGACCGCCGAACACGGAAACGTCTTCGCCATGATCGGCGTCTCCCTGCTCGTCTTCCCCAAACTCGCCCTCGGCCTGTCCGGCTTCGAGACCGGGGTCGCGGTCATGCCGCACGTCGAAGGCGACTCGGGCGACACCGAGGAGAAGCCCACCGGACGCATCCGCGGCGCCAAGAAACTGCTCACCACCGCCGCCGTGATCATGAGCGTCTTCCTCATCGTCACCAGCTTCATCACCACCGTGCTGATCCCCGAGAAGGAGTTCGAGCCCGGCGGCCAGGCCAACGGCCGCGCCCTCGCCTACCTGGCCCACGAATACCTCGGCAACGCCTTCGGCACCGTCTACGACGTCTCCACCATCTGCATCCTGTGGTTCGCCGGCGCCTCCGCCATGGCCGGCCTGCTCAACCTCATGCCGCGCTACCTGCCCCGCTACGGCATGGCACCCCACTGGGCCCGCGCCGTCCGCCCCATGGTGATCGTCTTCACCCTGATCGCGTTCCTCGTCACCTGGATCTTCGACGCCGACGTCGACAAACAGGGCGGCGCCTACGCCACCGGCGTCCTCGTCCTGATCAGCTCCGCCGCCATCGCCGTCACCATCGCCGCCCGCAAGGCCCGCCAGAAACACTGGGCCGTCCTCTTCGCGGTCATCTCGGCGGTCTTCCTCTACACGACCGTCGTCAACATCATCGAACGGCCCGACGGTGTGAAGATCGGCGCCTGCTTCATCGCCGGCATCATCCTCGTCTCCCTGCTCTCCCGGCTCGCCCGCGCCTTCGAACTCCGCGTGACCAGCATGACCATGGACGACATGGCCGAACGGTTCGTACGGGACATCGCCAGCCGCCGCATCCGCTTCGTCGCCAACGAACCCGACAAACGCGACATCGCCGAGTACCGCGAGAAGATCGAACAGATCCGCGCCGACCACGACCTCCCCGCCCAGGACGACTTCGTCTTCCTGGAGGTCACCGTCGGCGACCCCTCCGAGTTCGAGTCCGTCATGCACGTACGCGGCGAAGTCCTGCACGGCCGCTACCGCGTCCTCACCCTGGAATCCGCCTCCATCCCCAACGCCCTCGCCGCCCTGCTGCTCCACGTCCGCGACACCACCGGCGGCATCCCGCACATCTACTTCGAATGGACCGAGGGCAACCCCTTCACCAACTTCCTGCGCTTCTTCCTCTTCGGACAGGGCGAGGTCGCCCCCGTCACCAGGGAAGTCCTGCGCGAGGCCGAACCCGACCGCACCCGACGCCCCCGCGTCCACGTCGGCTGA
- a CDS encoding APC family permease: MLNVTGILKRLVIGRAMRSEELTETLLPKRLALPVFASDPLSSVAYATQEILLVLTLGGLAYLHFTPWIAGAVVALMAVVVLSYRQVVHAYPSGGGSFEVATTNLGPSAGLVVAASLLVDYVMTVAVSVASGVDNIISALPGLAHQRVLMALVFVALLAAINLRGVRESGRAFAAPTYLFIGGVLIMVVTGLVRYLLGDPPVAASAAYGITPDPADAHLTGLALLMLVLRAFSSGCTALTGVEAISNGVPAFRKPKSRNAATTLAAMGGLAIVMFAGVTTLALVSKVHITDDACRLTGLDGDCATYTQRTVIAQIAAAVFGGEHSAGFYFIQAVTALVLILAANTAFNGFPLLSSILAQHRYLPHQLHNRGDRLAFSNGILALAIVAGLLLWGYRANVTSLIHLYILGVFTSFTLSQLGMVRHWNRELRGEPDGATRRRHHTARLINAVGAVVTGFVLLIVLTTKFTQGAWLAVLAASVLWVTMRAIRRHYDSTAAELAVTDPRGDLTPPSRVFAIVLVSRLHKPTLRALAYAHATHPYRLEALTVSVDPDATAELRRHWEEYGVDVPLKIVDSPYREITRPVVGYVRSIRRESPSDAVAVFVPEYVVGHWWENLLHNQSALWLKSRLLFTPGVMVTSVPWRLTSSVHADRPAARAPGSVRRGEPPVPPRPRNR; encoded by the coding sequence GTGCTCAACGTGACGGGGATCCTCAAACGCCTGGTGATCGGCCGCGCGATGCGCAGCGAGGAACTGACCGAGACCCTGCTGCCCAAACGGCTGGCCCTGCCCGTCTTCGCCTCCGACCCGCTGTCGTCCGTGGCCTACGCGACCCAGGAGATCCTGCTCGTCCTCACCCTCGGCGGACTGGCGTACCTGCACTTCACACCCTGGATCGCCGGGGCGGTCGTGGCGCTGATGGCCGTCGTGGTGCTCTCGTACCGGCAGGTGGTGCACGCCTATCCGAGCGGCGGCGGCAGCTTCGAGGTGGCGACCACGAACCTGGGCCCCTCGGCCGGCCTGGTCGTCGCCGCCTCGCTCCTGGTCGACTACGTCATGACGGTCGCCGTCTCGGTCGCCTCGGGCGTCGACAACATCATCTCGGCGCTCCCCGGCCTCGCCCACCAGCGGGTCCTGATGGCGCTCGTCTTCGTCGCGCTGCTGGCGGCCATCAACCTGCGCGGGGTGCGCGAGTCGGGACGGGCCTTCGCGGCGCCGACGTATCTGTTCATCGGCGGCGTCCTGATCATGGTGGTCACCGGTCTGGTCCGCTACCTCCTCGGGGACCCGCCGGTCGCCGCGAGCGCCGCCTACGGGATCACCCCGGACCCGGCCGACGCGCATCTGACCGGTCTGGCCCTGCTGATGCTGGTCCTGCGCGCCTTCTCCTCCGGCTGCACGGCGCTGACCGGCGTGGAGGCGATCTCCAACGGCGTCCCGGCGTTCCGCAAGCCCAAGTCGCGCAACGCGGCCACCACCCTGGCCGCGATGGGAGGGCTCGCGATCGTCATGTTCGCCGGGGTCACCACCCTGGCGCTGGTCTCCAAGGTCCACATCACCGACGACGCCTGCCGGCTCACCGGACTCGACGGGGACTGCGCCACCTACACCCAGCGCACGGTCATCGCGCAGATCGCGGCCGCGGTGTTCGGCGGGGAGCACAGCGCCGGCTTCTACTTCATCCAGGCCGTGACGGCCCTCGTCCTGATCCTGGCCGCGAACACCGCCTTCAACGGCTTCCCCCTGCTGTCCTCCATCCTCGCCCAACACCGCTATCTCCCGCACCAGTTGCACAACCGAGGCGACCGGCTGGCCTTCTCCAACGGCATCCTGGCCCTCGCGATCGTCGCGGGCCTGCTGCTGTGGGGCTACCGCGCGAACGTCACCAGCCTCATCCACCTCTACATCCTGGGCGTGTTCACCTCCTTCACGCTCTCCCAGCTCGGCATGGTGCGGCACTGGAACCGTGAGCTGCGCGGCGAACCCGACGGCGCCACCCGCCGGCGCCACCACACCGCGCGCCTGATCAACGCGGTCGGCGCGGTCGTCACCGGCTTCGTCCTCCTCATCGTCCTGACCACCAAGTTCACCCAGGGCGCGTGGCTCGCCGTCCTCGCCGCGAGCGTGCTGTGGGTGACGATGCGCGCGATCCGACGCCACTACGACAGCACGGCGGCGGAACTGGCGGTCACCGACCCGCGCGGTGACCTCACGCCGCCCAGCCGGGTGTTCGCGATCGTGCTCGTGTCCCGGCTGCACAAGCCGACCCTGCGGGCCCTCGCCTACGCACACGCCACCCACCCCTACCGGCTGGAGGCGCTGACCGTCTCCGTCGACCCGGACGCCACGGCCGAGCTGCGCCGGCACTGGGAGGAGTACGGCGTCGACGTACCGCTGAAGATCGTCGACTCCCCGTACCGCGAGATCACCCGGCCCGTCGTCGGGTACGTCCGTTCCATCCGCCGCGAGAGCCCGAGCGACGCCGTCGCCGTCTTCGTCCCCGAGTACGTCGTCGGCCACTGGTGGGAGAACCTCCTGCACAACCAGTCCGCCCTGTGGCTCAAGAGCCGGCTGCTCTTCACCCCGGGCGTGATGGTCACGAGCGTGCCCTGGCGGCTCACCTCCTCCGTCCACGCCGACCGGCCGGCGGCCCGGGCTCCCGGCTCCGTCCGCCGAGGTGAACCGCCGGTGCCACCGCGGCCGCGGAACCGGTAG